A part of Haliotis asinina isolate JCU_RB_2024 chromosome 10, JCU_Hal_asi_v2, whole genome shotgun sequence genomic DNA contains:
- the LOC137299034 gene encoding uncharacterized protein, translating into MKIVCCLVVLGLAVVSADLLNILKAIHKSDAFQHMPHYEQLLLVELMAEAEMGQVTKYINTVGMERISKMVQHLPQHDADLFTKYLKDHMTAEAHPGSSQSH; encoded by the exons ATGAAGATCGTGTGCTGTCTAGTTGTGTTGGGCTTGGCAGTGGTCAGCGCGGACCTGCTGAATATCCTCAAGGCCATCCACAAGTCGGACGCTTTCCAACATATGCCTCACTATGAACAACTGCTGCTAGTGGAGCTGATGGCCGAGGCGGAGATGGGACAGGTGACCAAGTACATCAACACAGTGGGCATGGAGAGGATCTCCAAGATGGTGCAAC atcTACCACAACACGATGCTGACCTCTTTACTAAGTACCTGAAAGAC CACATGACGGCAGAAGCCCACCCAGGATCAAGCCAGTCACACTAA